The genomic interval TTGACTTGTAGCACCTCATTAACGTTTTCGATAATGTCACCGTTGGTGTTGAAGGTGTGGCAGGGGCAGTGCACACTGATCTCCAGGCCCAGGTTGGTCTCTGAGGGGAAGAAGAGAGCAAGGCAATATGAGGAAGTGGTATTTTCCTTGAGGCCATTTTTCCTTTGTCCAAATTAAATTGAGTTTCCAAATACCTTTTGACTCGTGCTTTGATATGCAACACATGGTATGAGACCGGGAACATTAGGGCTTTGGCCCACTCACCTCGGTACATAAGCCATTCCCTGACTGTGTCTGTGACATCGAAGGAGACCCACTCTGGCGTTCCTTTGGTCAGGACGTTCTTGCCCCCGATGTAGCGCTGCTTAGCTATGTGGTCGTCTGGCCGCAGAATCTGCCAGCCAGAGGTAAGAGAGTGACCCAGCTGCATatactctctctcccacacacacgcccacacacaccagACGGCAACCcagccagcgctgtctgagccaGACGCTCCAGGATGCCCTGGGCCAAACGTCTTCTCCTCATGGAAAAAGTGACTCCCTGTGTTGATATCCCCATTTTGCAAGTTAATGCCTGTGTGTAGCCCTACTGCCAATGAAGAACCTGGCTGTCCCTCCATCTGCACTTCAAACTTCAATTGGGCTCTAAACATTTTGGGTTTCCTAACACTGGTCTAGTCAGGATGAGGCACTGCAAATGTTGCTAGAGCCGCCATTGCTTCAGATCTCTGAGTGTCTCTGATTATGTGCTGTATACCATCATGGACGTATACTTTGTCTCAAATTGCCGGACTAAGGGTTGGATTCAATCCATATCCATATCCAGTATCGCGAAAAATCCGCGTTATAGCTAGATTGAAATGTAAATGGGAAGTAGACGTGCTGAGAGTGctgataataaataataaatacatttaaaaaaaaaaaaggtaaacacTACATATGTCCGTTAAATTGgaaattacttttacattttaaGCGGCGATCTTCCGCGATATGGATCGAATCAAGCCCTAAGGCATAGGATTTAGGGATCCACACTTTAAATAACGCCTAAGGTTTCTGTGAACGATAAGTGTTATCTCCAGAGAGAGGCCAGTGAAGTGGGGGGCTCAGCACCACAGCAGGCTAGATAAACAGGTTCCTGAACATTGTCAGCTTCTAATCCGGCTTCCTGTGGGAACAGGGGACCCAGCAAGAGAGCACGGCCAGCGCCAGGGCCTGCCAATCAGCTCCCGGCTAATGTGTGGGGGCGAGCAGCTCTATTTACTCCCCCAGCGCAGCGCCTGACCCTGCCTCTATCTCCTCTGGGCTCCTGGAAACAATCTGGGGACCTGACAGCCAGTCTGAGCGGAGCTTGGCCCTGGCCAGAGAATAGCCTGCCTCCGAGGCGGTATGCAGGCTGGAGACGCTCGTTTCCCTGGCAAGAAATGTTGGAACCTGATCATAGCTCCCATTCTCTCACGGGAGATTAATGAGGAAACAAAAATACATCCCATCCCATCCACCCCACCCACATACAatccacggacacacacacaccactcagaaacacatacacacctccTAAAAAATACAGGTGCAGATGTCTGAATCTCTTGTTGAAAACATCTAACTGAAAAAAAGGGTGGTTGGACAAAAGCTCTGAGATTGACAGCTGTGAAAGGAGCGATTGCAAAATGGTAATCTAGAGTTTCTCAGAGTCTGCTGTAGCACGCTCTGAATTGTGTGCAAATGTACTTGACTTGAAGCACATGGCATAATGATAATCACTTAAAGACAGGGGGAGTTAGGGGCCCTGATATAAATGTTTTCTTCTTTCCATGTAGACTGACTTCACTGTCCCATGTGTATTGAGAcatattttatttctgtattatttttcCTCTATTTTACCAGGTTAGTCTCAGTGAGATgaacaatctattttacaagagaCACCTGGCCAAAATAGCAGTACA from Salvelinus sp. IW2-2015 unplaced genomic scaffold, ASM291031v2 Un_scaffold11922, whole genome shotgun sequence carries:
- the LOC112080123 gene encoding transforming growth factor beta-3 proprotein-like → MEKNSTNLFRAEFRALRVPNSSAKRNEQRIELYQILRPDDHIAKQRYIGGKNVLTKGTPEWVSFDVTDTVREWLMYRETNLGLEISVHCPCHTFNTNGDIIENVNEVLQVKFKGKIT